One window from the genome of Lasioglossum baleicum chromosome 9, iyLasBale1, whole genome shotgun sequence encodes:
- the LOC143212136 gene encoding peptide transporter family 1 isoform X2 has translation MLEKREGKDEKLKYPKSIFFIVSNEFCERFSFYGMRTVLTLYLKDKLKYGDNSATAIFHAFVMMAYFFPLMGAILADSWLGKFRTIFYLSILYAIGQILLTLTAAPIIGLPPVAFSFVGLILIAFGTGGIKPCVVAFGGDQFTLPQQARYLSTFFSIFYFSINFGSLISSFLTPLLRSNVTCFEENSCYSLAFLVPAILMTLSIVIFVLGRPLYKIKNPTNNAIVDVTKCISHAIYMKTTSTKKRDHWLEYADDKYDKTTISDIRDTLQVMKLFIPIPIFWALFDQQGSRWTIQASRMDGQIGSWLLHPDQMIVINPLLVLALIPLFETCIYPLMTKIGLNTPLKKLTIGGMLTALAFVVSGFVELKLEETYPVLPSQGLAQVRLFNTLNCPIDFNLNGSDYHIDGLQMWAKTDFKMNIEKEVLPYRAVVSNCSNINVPTTVEGTLYAENKNATSWMITEEGLYMYYEEVQKSSSGNPLLRPVIWTNRDVQFQVMNGEESILSRTIFKNISSVNKTIELRTGTYDFYLNNKKVKSNVELKLGGVYSIVGHVSPEGTDGGEVNVNVVTDANSMHILWLVPQYVLLTLGEVMFSVTGLEFAFTQAPTSMKSILQAAWQLTVAVGNLIVIIIAEASLFDRQMYEFFLFAGLMFVDIIAFAVLTRFYTYVQKSEEESITEEEHTNWKNGTANESYKDDEK, from the exons AAGCTGAAGTACCCGAAGTCGATCTTCTTCATCGTCAGCAATGAGTTCTGCGAGAGGTTCAGTTTCTATGGAATGCGAA CCGTGTTGACACTGTACCTGAAGGACAAATTGAAATATGGAGACAACTCGGCCACCGCGATTTTCCATGCTTTCGTGATGATGGCGTACTTCTTCCCTCTTATGGGAGCAATTCTGGCAGATTCGTGGCtcggaaaatttcgaacaatctTCTACCTCAGCATCCTCTACGCAATAGGGCAGATTTTGTTGACCTTGACTGCGGCACCTATCATAGGGCTTCCGCCAGT GGCCTTCTCGTTTGTCGGCCTAATCCTCATAGCCTTCGGGACAGGAGGTATAAAACCCTGCGTGGTCGCGTTCGGAGGTGACCAATTCACTCTGCCTCAACAAGCAAGATACCTGTCCACATTCTTCTCCATCTTCTACTTCTCTATTAACTTCGGCTCTCTGATCTCCAGCTTCCTCACCCCTCTGCTTCGCAGCAATGTCACCTGCTTCGAAGAAAATTCATGTTATTCCCTGGCATTCTTAGTGCCGGCGATTCTCATGACTCTCTCCATCG TGATATTCGTGCTCGGAAGACCCCTCTACAAGATCAAAAATCCGACAAACAACGCCATCGTGGACGTCACGAAATGCATCTCC CACGCGATTTACATGAAGACGACGTCGACGAAGAAGCGAGACCACTGGCTAGAGTATGCTGACGACAAGTACGATAAGACCACGATCAGCGACATCAGAGACACTCTGCAGGTGATGAAGCTGTTCATTCCTATACCGATCTTCTGGGCGTTGTTCGATCAGCAAGGATCAAGATGGACGATCCAGGCTTCGCGAATGGACGGGCAGATCGGAAGTTGGCTGCTGCATCCTGATCAGATGATAGTGATCAACCCCCTGCTGGTACTCGCCTTAATCCCTCTCTTCGAAACCTGCATATACCCTCTTATGACGAAGATTGGACTTAATACACCTCTGAAGAAGCTGACGATCGGAGGCATGCTCACTGCTCTGGCCTTCGTTGTGTCGGGCTTCGTTGAACTTAAACTTGAG GAAACGTACCCAGTGCTGCCGTCGCAGGGACTCGCTCAGGTGCGACTCTTCAACACCCTGAACTGTCCCATAGATTTCAACTTGAATGGTAGCGACTACCACATCGACGGGCTACAGATGTGGGCGAAAACTGACTTCAAGATGAACATTGAAAAAGAGGTGCTGCCATACCGAGCGGTCGTATCGAATTGCAGCAATATCAATGTTCCAA CAACCGTCGAAGGTACCCTCTACGCGGAAAACAAGAATGCAACATCCTGGATGATCACGGAGGAGGGTCTCTACATGTACTACGAGGAGGTGCAGAAATCGTCATCCGGCAACCCGTTGCTACGTCCAGTGATATGGACAAACAGGGACGTCCAGTTCCAAGTGATGAACGGCGAAGAGAGTATCCTGAGCCGCACTATTTTCAAGAACATTAGCTCCGTGAACAAGACAATAGAGTTGAGGACGGGCACGTACGATTTTTATCTGAACAATAAGAAGGTGAAGAGCAACGTGGAATTGAAGCTCGGCGGGGTTTATAGCATCGTTGGCCATGTGTCACCTGAAGGTACTGATGGTGGTGAAGTCAACGTGAACGTCGTCACCGATGCGAACTCCATGCACATTCTATGGCTAGTACCGCAGTATGTCCTCCTCACCTTGGGAGAAGTGATGTTCTCCGTGACAGGATTGGAGTTTGCCTTCACGCAAGCTCCGACAAGCATGAAATCTATCCTGCAGGCCGCCTGGCAGTTGACAGTAGCCGTCGGCAATCTCATCGTTATCATCATTGCCGAAGCGTCGTTGTTCGACAGACAG ATGTACGAATTCTTCCTGTTCGCTGGACTCATGTTCGTCGACATTATTGCATTCGCTGTACTGACGAGGTTCTACACGTACGTGCAGAAATCTGAAGAGGAATCCATCACGGAGGAGGAGCACACGAACTGGAAAAACGGCACTGCTAACGAGTCCTACAAGGACGACGAGAAATGA
- the LOC143212142 gene encoding uncharacterized protein LOC143212142 isoform X2 produces MHKARGKLQSYTGNPHTGCYDSIRKWNDNGQTVFYVLVYEVPEDTGNAKTAVLRQLIKYIESQGRQFRLWTLLANQDLWKQQMELDRQKERNLLEALTNNEQINETPRGREYYPSVYLSKYYSGRNNLYQGPPQYHHYELPYPPRETNAEEPNFPEEDYEQSEYEQSETIKRPPYNPPVRFDKGMKEEPLSDYQGNYRRNTAKQDDRKLQKQQQPEFTFKFDDSNLAEKHPFAVKPNDPRYYQDTPFSFGNTDRSNVAKTVQNETQPEQSNIQIDKTHRLHKESTGNAELQLNDPSMIILTDVGRRAEYNPIVVPVNHNFNNDIYFIAIVAGCSAAAMFALVLITLTWCRLKRGAKAAADIEYPAYGVTGPNKEVSPSGDQRLAQSAQMYHFQHQKQQIIALEKDPGSVSEAESEEENEEGDYTVYECRGLASTSEMEVRNPLFHDDPTPATPHK; encoded by the exons ATGCACAAAGCGCGCGGTAAATTACAGTCGTACACAGGAAATCCACATACGGGCTGCTATGATAGTATCAGGAAGTGGAACGATAACGGACAGACAGTGTTCTATGTCCTCGTCT ATGAAGTTCCGGAGGACACGGGAAATGCGAAGACCGCGGTGCTGAGGCAGTTAATCAAATACATCGAGTCCCAAGGTCGCCAGTTTCGGTTATGGACGTTGCTAGCGAACCAGGATCTCTGGAAACAACAGATGGAGTTGGATCGTCAAAAGGAGAGGAACCTGTTAGAAGCGTTAACGAACAACGAGCAGATCAACGAGACGCCGCGCGGACGAGAATACTACCCTTCTGTCTACCTTTCCAAGTATTATTCTGGCAGGAACAACCTCTACCAAGGACCCCCCCAGTACCACCACTATGAATTGCCTTATCCTCCGCGTGAGACCAACGCCGAAGAGCCCAACTTCCCTGAAGAAGACTACGAGCAGAGCGAGTATGAACAGAGCGAGACTATCAAACGACCACCGTATAATCCTCCAGTTAGATTTGACAAGGGGATGAAGGAGGAACCATTGTCAGATTACCAGGGGAATTACAGGCGCAATACTGCTAAGCAGGATGACCGGAAACTGCAGAAACAGCAGCAGCCGGAATTCACCTTCAAATTCGATGACTCAAACCTGGCCGAGAAACACCCCTTTGCTGTGAAGCCCAACGACCCTAGGTACTATCAGGACACCCCCTTTAGCTTTG GAAACACTGATCGCTCGAATGTCGCGAAAACTGTGCAAAATGAGACGCAGCCGGAACAGAGCAACATTCAAATAGACAAAACGCACAGACTGCATAAGGAGAGCACCGGGAACGCTGAACTGCAGTTGAACGATCCGTCGATGATCATTTTGACGGATGTGGGTCGACGGGCAGAATACAATCCTATAGTTGTGCCTGTTAACCACAACTTCAACAATGACATATATTTTATCG CGATCGTCGCTGGCTGCAGTGCGGCTGCCATGTTCGCCCTCGTGTTAATTACACTGACCTGGTGCAG ATTGAAACGAGGCGCAAAAGCAGCGGCGGATATAGAGTACCCTGCTTATGGTGTTACAGGGCCGAATAAAGAGGTTTCACCCTCTGGAGACCAAAGGCTCGCGCAATCAGCGCAAATGTACCATTTTCAACACCAGAAGCAACAGATCATCGCTTTGGAAAA AGATCCTGGCTCTGTTTCTGAAGCAGAGAGCGaagaggaaaatgaagaaggagATTACACCGTTTACGAGTGCCGCGGATTGGCTTCT ACCAGTGAGATGGAAGTGAGAAATCCGCTGTTCCACGACGACCCAACACCAGCGACGCCAcacaaatga
- the LOC143212137 gene encoding solute carrier family 53 member 1 → MKFAEHLSAHITPEWRKQYINYEEMKALLYAAVEQAPSADTTESHVLERYFNKFDEKFFHYCDKELAKINTFYSEKLAEATRRFASLNNELCEIQSVSEYKQGSRKSRYRNNILHKKPVSARKLQELKLAFSEFYLFLILLQNYQNLNFTGFRKILKKHDKLLNIDLGSKWRAEHVDTALFHTHKDIDRLIAETEALVTRDLEQGDRQRAMKRLRVPPLGEQLSPWITFKVGIFSGAFIVLLIAVILSGIRFKDNNNWRVLCRLYRGPLLMIQFFFLMGINVYGWRSSGVNHVLIFELDPRNHLSEQHIIEMASVFGLVWSLSIMGFLYSETLGIPPFVQPMLLYILLAVFLFNPTKTLRHEARFWALRVFGRIFCAPFFYVGFADFWLADQLNSLHTVFLDFQYFVCFYVQNSSWTSVTDAETCIMRELSMRPFVACLPAWFRFAQCLRRYRDTKEAFPHLVNAAKYATSFFVVAFSYLHLTNSKYYVMSTENPYFYLWITASIISSCFAYTWDVKLDWGLLDNNAGENKFLREEIVYSSPYYYYFAIIEDFILRFGWAFSLSLTEMGYVHADLMVSIVAPLEVFRRFIWNFFRLENEHLNNCGKFRAVRDISVAPVDCSDQTQILRMMDATDGVVNRKRKQKLPEKNKSLRVLSKGESLLADIDT, encoded by the exons ATGAAATTCGCAGAGCACCTGAGTGCTCATATCACACCAGAATGGAGAAAACAGTATATAAACTACGAG GAAATGAAAGCACTGCTCTACGCAGCAGTGGAGCAAGCACCGTCAGCAGACACAACAGAATCCCATGTATTGGAGCgttattttaacaaattcgaTGAGAAGTTTTTTCACTACTGCGACAAGGAGCTAGCAAAGATAAATACATTCTACTCAG AAAAGCTAGCAGAAGCCACCCGCAGATTTGCAAGCTTGAACAATGAGCTGTGTGAAATCCAATCGGTCTCCGAGTACAAGCAAGGGAGCCGCAAGTCTAGATACCGTAACAATATCCTGCACAAGAAGCCAGTCTCGGCGCGGAAACTCCAGGAATTGAAACTAGCCTTCTCTGAATTTTATCTGTTCCTCATCTTGCTTCAGAACTATCAGAATCTTAATTTTACTGGATTCAGAAAGATACTGAAGAAACACGATAAA CTGTTGAATATAGATCTCGGGTCAAAATGGAGGGCAGAGCACGTGGACACAGCATTGTTTCATACGCACAAAGATATAGACAGACTTATCGCGGAAACGGAAGCGTTGGTCACCAGGGATTTGGAACAAGGAGACAGACAGCGTGCTATGAAACGTTTAAGAGTCCCTCCCCTTGGAGAACAATTGTCTCCATGGATCACATTTAAAGTTGGAATCTTCTCGGGGGCTTTTATTGTACTTCTCATTGCGGTAATACTTTCAG GTATACGGTTCAAAGACAACAATAATTGGCGAGTTCTCTGCAGACTATATCGTGGACCACTTTTGATGATCCAGTTTTTCTTCCTCATGGGAATAAACGTCTACGGGTGGAGGTCTTCCGGCGTGAATCATGTTTTAATATTTGAGCTTGATCCCAGGAATCATCTATCTGAACAG CATATCATCGAAATGGCCAGTGTTTTCGGACTCGTTTGGTCTCTGTCGATAATGGGGTTTTTGTACAGCGAAACTTTGGGGATACCGCCGTTCGTTCAACCC ATGTTATTGTACATATTGTTAGCGGTGTTTCTATTTAATCCGACGAAAACGTTGCGGCACGAGGCGAGATTTTGGGCGCTGCGAGTTTTTGGACGAATTTTCTGTGCCCCGTTTTTCTACGTCGGTTTCGCTGACTTTTGGCTCGCTGATCAATTGAACTCTCTCCACACGGTCTTCTTGGACTTCCAGTATTTCGTGTGCTTCTACGTACAAAATTCCTCCTGGACCAGCGTCACAG ACGCAGAGACTTGCATAATGCGTGAACTATCGATGAGACCATTCGTGGCTTGTTTGCCAGCTTGGTTTCGGTTCGCACAATGTCTGCGTCGGTACAGAGACACAAAAGAAGCCTTTCCCCACCTGGTGAACGCGGCAAAGTACGCCACCAGCTTCTTCGTCGTAGCTTTTTCGTATCTACATCTGACTAATTCTA AGTATTATGTAATGTCGACCGAGAACCCTTACTTCTATTTGTGGATAACTGCGAGTATAATAAGCTCTTGTTTCGCCTACACGTGGGACGTGAAACTGGACTGGGGCCTGTTGGATAACAACGcaggggaaaataaatttcttaggGAAGAAATCGTCTATTCTTCTCCA TATTATTACTACTTCGCTATAATCGAGGACTTCATTCTTCGTTTCGGTTGGGCATTCTCCTTGTCCCTAACTGAAATGGGATACGTCCACGCGGATCTGATGGTCTCCATTGTTGCTCCGTTGGAAGTGTTCAG GCGGTTCATATGGAACTTTTTCCGTTTGGAGAACGAGCACCTGAACAATTGCGGCAAATTTCGAGCAGTGAGAGACATATCCGTCGCTCCTGTCGATTGTTCCGATCAAACGCAAATATTGCGAATGATGGACGCAACCGATGGTGTGGTGAACCGGAAGAGAAAACAAAAGCTGCCCGAGAAAAATAAATCCTTACGTGTTCTTTCAAAAGGCGAATCTCTGCTCGCCGATATAGACACGTAA
- the LOC143212136 gene encoding peptide transporter family 1 isoform X1, which yields MAERKRSVHDIQDHPDNESDAEENQKKLKYPKSIFFIVSNEFCERFSFYGMRTVLTLYLKDKLKYGDNSATAIFHAFVMMAYFFPLMGAILADSWLGKFRTIFYLSILYAIGQILLTLTAAPIIGLPPVAFSFVGLILIAFGTGGIKPCVVAFGGDQFTLPQQARYLSTFFSIFYFSINFGSLISSFLTPLLRSNVTCFEENSCYSLAFLVPAILMTLSIVIFVLGRPLYKIKNPTNNAIVDVTKCISHAIYMKTTSTKKRDHWLEYADDKYDKTTISDIRDTLQVMKLFIPIPIFWALFDQQGSRWTIQASRMDGQIGSWLLHPDQMIVINPLLVLALIPLFETCIYPLMTKIGLNTPLKKLTIGGMLTALAFVVSGFVELKLEETYPVLPSQGLAQVRLFNTLNCPIDFNLNGSDYHIDGLQMWAKTDFKMNIEKEVLPYRAVVSNCSNINVPTTVEGTLYAENKNATSWMITEEGLYMYYEEVQKSSSGNPLLRPVIWTNRDVQFQVMNGEESILSRTIFKNISSVNKTIELRTGTYDFYLNNKKVKSNVELKLGGVYSIVGHVSPEGTDGGEVNVNVVTDANSMHILWLVPQYVLLTLGEVMFSVTGLEFAFTQAPTSMKSILQAAWQLTVAVGNLIVIIIAEASLFDRQMYEFFLFAGLMFVDIIAFAVLTRFYTYVQKSEEESITEEEHTNWKNGTANESYKDDEK from the exons AAGCTGAAGTACCCGAAGTCGATCTTCTTCATCGTCAGCAATGAGTTCTGCGAGAGGTTCAGTTTCTATGGAATGCGAA CCGTGTTGACACTGTACCTGAAGGACAAATTGAAATATGGAGACAACTCGGCCACCGCGATTTTCCATGCTTTCGTGATGATGGCGTACTTCTTCCCTCTTATGGGAGCAATTCTGGCAGATTCGTGGCtcggaaaatttcgaacaatctTCTACCTCAGCATCCTCTACGCAATAGGGCAGATTTTGTTGACCTTGACTGCGGCACCTATCATAGGGCTTCCGCCAGT GGCCTTCTCGTTTGTCGGCCTAATCCTCATAGCCTTCGGGACAGGAGGTATAAAACCCTGCGTGGTCGCGTTCGGAGGTGACCAATTCACTCTGCCTCAACAAGCAAGATACCTGTCCACATTCTTCTCCATCTTCTACTTCTCTATTAACTTCGGCTCTCTGATCTCCAGCTTCCTCACCCCTCTGCTTCGCAGCAATGTCACCTGCTTCGAAGAAAATTCATGTTATTCCCTGGCATTCTTAGTGCCGGCGATTCTCATGACTCTCTCCATCG TGATATTCGTGCTCGGAAGACCCCTCTACAAGATCAAAAATCCGACAAACAACGCCATCGTGGACGTCACGAAATGCATCTCC CACGCGATTTACATGAAGACGACGTCGACGAAGAAGCGAGACCACTGGCTAGAGTATGCTGACGACAAGTACGATAAGACCACGATCAGCGACATCAGAGACACTCTGCAGGTGATGAAGCTGTTCATTCCTATACCGATCTTCTGGGCGTTGTTCGATCAGCAAGGATCAAGATGGACGATCCAGGCTTCGCGAATGGACGGGCAGATCGGAAGTTGGCTGCTGCATCCTGATCAGATGATAGTGATCAACCCCCTGCTGGTACTCGCCTTAATCCCTCTCTTCGAAACCTGCATATACCCTCTTATGACGAAGATTGGACTTAATACACCTCTGAAGAAGCTGACGATCGGAGGCATGCTCACTGCTCTGGCCTTCGTTGTGTCGGGCTTCGTTGAACTTAAACTTGAG GAAACGTACCCAGTGCTGCCGTCGCAGGGACTCGCTCAGGTGCGACTCTTCAACACCCTGAACTGTCCCATAGATTTCAACTTGAATGGTAGCGACTACCACATCGACGGGCTACAGATGTGGGCGAAAACTGACTTCAAGATGAACATTGAAAAAGAGGTGCTGCCATACCGAGCGGTCGTATCGAATTGCAGCAATATCAATGTTCCAA CAACCGTCGAAGGTACCCTCTACGCGGAAAACAAGAATGCAACATCCTGGATGATCACGGAGGAGGGTCTCTACATGTACTACGAGGAGGTGCAGAAATCGTCATCCGGCAACCCGTTGCTACGTCCAGTGATATGGACAAACAGGGACGTCCAGTTCCAAGTGATGAACGGCGAAGAGAGTATCCTGAGCCGCACTATTTTCAAGAACATTAGCTCCGTGAACAAGACAATAGAGTTGAGGACGGGCACGTACGATTTTTATCTGAACAATAAGAAGGTGAAGAGCAACGTGGAATTGAAGCTCGGCGGGGTTTATAGCATCGTTGGCCATGTGTCACCTGAAGGTACTGATGGTGGTGAAGTCAACGTGAACGTCGTCACCGATGCGAACTCCATGCACATTCTATGGCTAGTACCGCAGTATGTCCTCCTCACCTTGGGAGAAGTGATGTTCTCCGTGACAGGATTGGAGTTTGCCTTCACGCAAGCTCCGACAAGCATGAAATCTATCCTGCAGGCCGCCTGGCAGTTGACAGTAGCCGTCGGCAATCTCATCGTTATCATCATTGCCGAAGCGTCGTTGTTCGACAGACAG ATGTACGAATTCTTCCTGTTCGCTGGACTCATGTTCGTCGACATTATTGCATTCGCTGTACTGACGAGGTTCTACACGTACGTGCAGAAATCTGAAGAGGAATCCATCACGGAGGAGGAGCACACGAACTGGAAAAACGGCACTGCTAACGAGTCCTACAAGGACGACGAGAAATGA
- the LOC143212143 gene encoding ribosome assembly protein METTL17, mitochondrial produces MMSRKLTFARYRQLRLYSTKIKLKISDSLNEKLLNEDVKHRLHPGILKPRIAQQPANFYKTIRDFLKDEHLSKNVIYENGNRLASHLHGRHAPPESEDYKAKLNEVRSRLKKDEEEEDLLKDREAKKLYKSLVYNWVSINYDQDTCLSYAVSRSPAEYCVLYKIFNEIKVRDADFAPKSVFDFGSGVGTVMWATSEFWVRSIKEYYCVDASVSMNELSAYLVKRIRPTINFNYVFHRQFLPASATPTYDIVVSAYSLLELPNQRSRLEVLAKLWQKTSKYLVIVEQGTKAAFDLVVEARDFVLQCSSKKSGVHVFSPCPHDLQCPRIQEDDAPCSFELNYLTLPIPKTSEFKRERYSYVILKKENRADDDENKWPRIVRPVLKRSRHVICRMCTGSGELQEHIFTAWKNGKNTYRCARSSEWGDRLPVTKIEEVTAEEERMDDAIHEEEKNETTEEHK; encoded by the exons ATGATGTCAAGAAAACTAACATTCGCGAGATACCGACAATTGCGGTTG TACTCGACGAAAATTAAACTGAAGATCTCAGATTCTCTGAATGAGAAATTGTTGAACGAGGATGTCAAACATAGATTGCATCCAGGCATATTAAAGCCTAGGATTGCGCAGCAGCCtgctaatttttacaaaacaatTAGAGATTTCTTGAAAG ATgaacatctgtcaaagaatgtaATTTACGAAAATGGGAACAGACTGGCTTCTCATCTGCATGGTCGGCATGCTCCACCTGAATCGGAGGACTACAAAGCAAAATTAAATGAAGTCCGATCCCGTCTGAAgaaagatgaagaagaagaagatctgCTGAAGGATAGGGAAGCTAAAAAACTTTACAAGAGTCTCGTTTACAATTGGGTTTCGATTAATTACGATCAGGACACTTGCTTATCGTATGCGGTTAGCAGAAGCCCAGCCGAATATTGCGTTTTGTACAAAATCTTTAATGAAATCAAAGTCAGAGATGCTGACTTCGCTCCTAAGTCGGTGTTTGATTTTGGTTCTGGTGTTGGGACAGTTATGTG GGCAACATCCGAATTCTGGGTCAGATCCATTAAAGAATACTATTGCGTCGATGCTTCTGTGAGCATGAACGAGTTGTCCGCATACCTCGTGAAAAGGATAAGGCCTACGATCAATTTCAATTATGTTTTCCATCGGCAATTTCTACCTGCGTCTGCAACT CCCACTTATGATATTGTAGTGAGCGCATACTCTCTATTAGAATTGCCAAACCAAAGATCGCGACTCGAAGTACTTGCAAAACTTTGGCAAAAAACGTCCAAATACCTAGTGATCGTAGAACAAGGGACAAAAGCCGCGTTCGAT TTAGTCGTCGAAGCTAGAGATTTCGTTCTGCAGTGCAGTAGTAAGAAGTCTGGTGTGCACGTATTTTCACCT TGTCCACACGATTTGCAATGTCCTAGGATCCAGGAAGACGACGCTCCCTGCAGCTTTGAGCTTAATTACTTGACGCTGCCTATTCCTAAAACGTCTGAATTCAAGCGTGAACGATACTCATATGTGATACTCAAGAAAG AGAACCGTGCCGATGACGACGAGAACAAATGGCCACGAATAGTTAGGCCAGTGTTGAAACGTTCGAGGCACGTTATTTGTCGAATGTGCACAGGTTCTGGGGAATTACAGGAACACATTTTCACCGCATGGAAAAACGGAAA GAACACGTATCGTTGCGCAAGGTCCAGCGAATGGGGCGACCGTTTGCCGGTCACGAAAATAGAAGAAGTTACTGCAGAAGAAGAGAGAATGGATGATGCTATTCATGaagaggaaaaaaatgaaactaCCGAAGAACACAAATAA
- the LOC143212142 gene encoding uncharacterized protein LOC143212142 isoform X1: MHKARGKLQSYTGNPHTGCYDSIRKWNDNGQTVFYVLVYEVPEDTGNAKTAVLRQLIKYIESQGRQFRLWTLLANQDLWKQQMELDRQKERNLLEALTNNEQINETPRGREYYPSVYLSKYYSGRNNLYQGPPQYHHYELPYPPRETNAEEPNFPEEDYEQSEYEQSETIKRPPYNPPVRFDKGMKEEPLSDYQGNYRRNTAKQDDRKLQKQQQPEFTFKFDDSNLAEKHPFAVKPNDPRYYQDTPFSFGNTDRSNVAKTVQNETQPEQSNIQIDKTHRLHKESTGNAELQLNDPSMIILTDVGRRAEYNPIVVPVNHNFNNDIYFIAIVAGCSAAAMFALVLITLTWCRLKRGAKAAADIEYPAYGVTGPNKEVSPSGDQRLAQSAQMYHFQHQKQQIIALENRISPSRDPGSVSEAESEEENEEGDYTVYECRGLASTSEMEVRNPLFHDDPTPATPHK; encoded by the exons ATGCACAAAGCGCGCGGTAAATTACAGTCGTACACAGGAAATCCACATACGGGCTGCTATGATAGTATCAGGAAGTGGAACGATAACGGACAGACAGTGTTCTATGTCCTCGTCT ATGAAGTTCCGGAGGACACGGGAAATGCGAAGACCGCGGTGCTGAGGCAGTTAATCAAATACATCGAGTCCCAAGGTCGCCAGTTTCGGTTATGGACGTTGCTAGCGAACCAGGATCTCTGGAAACAACAGATGGAGTTGGATCGTCAAAAGGAGAGGAACCTGTTAGAAGCGTTAACGAACAACGAGCAGATCAACGAGACGCCGCGCGGACGAGAATACTACCCTTCTGTCTACCTTTCCAAGTATTATTCTGGCAGGAACAACCTCTACCAAGGACCCCCCCAGTACCACCACTATGAATTGCCTTATCCTCCGCGTGAGACCAACGCCGAAGAGCCCAACTTCCCTGAAGAAGACTACGAGCAGAGCGAGTATGAACAGAGCGAGACTATCAAACGACCACCGTATAATCCTCCAGTTAGATTTGACAAGGGGATGAAGGAGGAACCATTGTCAGATTACCAGGGGAATTACAGGCGCAATACTGCTAAGCAGGATGACCGGAAACTGCAGAAACAGCAGCAGCCGGAATTCACCTTCAAATTCGATGACTCAAACCTGGCCGAGAAACACCCCTTTGCTGTGAAGCCCAACGACCCTAGGTACTATCAGGACACCCCCTTTAGCTTTG GAAACACTGATCGCTCGAATGTCGCGAAAACTGTGCAAAATGAGACGCAGCCGGAACAGAGCAACATTCAAATAGACAAAACGCACAGACTGCATAAGGAGAGCACCGGGAACGCTGAACTGCAGTTGAACGATCCGTCGATGATCATTTTGACGGATGTGGGTCGACGGGCAGAATACAATCCTATAGTTGTGCCTGTTAACCACAACTTCAACAATGACATATATTTTATCG CGATCGTCGCTGGCTGCAGTGCGGCTGCCATGTTCGCCCTCGTGTTAATTACACTGACCTGGTGCAG ATTGAAACGAGGCGCAAAAGCAGCGGCGGATATAGAGTACCCTGCTTATGGTGTTACAGGGCCGAATAAAGAGGTTTCACCCTCTGGAGACCAAAGGCTCGCGCAATCAGCGCAAATGTACCATTTTCAACACCAGAAGCAACAGATCATCGCTTTGGAAAA TCGTATTTCTCCGTCCAGAGATCCTGGCTCTGTTTCTGAAGCAGAGAGCGaagaggaaaatgaagaaggagATTACACCGTTTACGAGTGCCGCGGATTGGCTTCT ACCAGTGAGATGGAAGTGAGAAATCCGCTGTTCCACGACGACCCAACACCAGCGACGCCAcacaaatga